A single region of the Neodiprion pinetum isolate iyNeoPine1 chromosome 5, iyNeoPine1.2, whole genome shotgun sequence genome encodes:
- the sdk gene encoding protein sidekick isoform X4, which produces MEKLDWPNRRRSFHPQNLIKTGGSRRRASFWKLFAALSFICIAGGACATESLQEPRFITQPSSSGSILSEGRTKILQCQARGYPQPKYRWFKDGLPLNNELSSEPYYRILNTRREDAGTYYCVASNEVGSIFSERIAFSVAYMEVFEDLTERAVLVESGDAAVLNLPEIESHPIPEVIWLTSNGPLAYDIKYATTANQHTLLILSASESDQGYYRARAINTQLGKEENSPFFKLQVTGDPNKEIAPNIIVKPQDTQIVKDHPVTYLHCIANARPLHELETLWFKDGIPIENAGISYSFRDLWNRTLGLLSANLTHTGQYTCHVSLRTGGYPTVTASANITVYEKPTFINELRREILGDYGSTISIPCDAVGVPPPKVSWFRNAASVDHLLGIRYDMEEDGSLVIRKLTMEDSGMFQCLATNEAGESSVYTWLKAKKGSETGRIGKRVARWAAGYNVVRVRQSDRQFKFFQYPDTSIPVMESPPRNVTVLDGKDASIMCKAVAAPVPNVTWIYNDADTVEVAGRVQILENGDLLVAAVMPTDAGKYTCIRANEAGSVNGSAYLTVLVRTQIIQPPVDTSVLLGYTAELQCKVSSDPKVPYDIAWFHNKQVINTRASQRVKMRDDGALELAAVRASDVGEYMCSVVSPGGNDTRKARLSVIELPFAPINVQAVRMEEISPRTINVSWVPGFDGNSPTNKFIIQRREVPELGPIPDPLLNWVTEHSNVSASSRWVLLDSLKAAAAYQFRVSAVNSVGEGPPSDPSNVMVLPQEPPSGPPLGFVGSARSFSEIITQWQPPLEEHRNGHILGYILRYRLYGYNDSPWTNQNITNEAQRNYLITDLITWKDYIVQIAAYNDKGVGIFTDGVKIKTKEGVPEAPPTNLKARARNSTAVEVWWKPPNPQKINGINQGYKLQAWIGGNFTEENEYKSTTVPPSLFDPLAEQSATITGLKKYTLYNITVLCFTDPGDGERSAPVEIRTSEDVPGAIENLQFDEISDREVTVRWNPPHETNGILTGYQLKYMIKDLPESLRVENFTADVQSTKIQHLQATTHYKFEVTAWTSKGAGKSRIATIQSGVEPVLPEPPTKLALSNIDAFSVVLQFTPGFDGNSSITKWTVQAQTSRNMTWYTVYEVSDPDASTITVEGLTPFMQYKLRLIANNVVGMSGPSEPTKEFQTIQAPPSHPPRNVTVRAMSATELRVRWIPLQQIEWYGNPRGYNITYKELRTNKSKSISIEDHTANSYVLENMEEFALYEIVMKAYNDVGSSSPSPKAIERTRESVPSLGPISVEANATSSTTIVVKWGDIPIEHQNGQIEGFKVYYGASNRSPFQYKNIPTNATFTTTLTELRKFVQYHIQVLAYTRLGDGVLSLPPIRVQTFEDAPGAPSNVSFPDVSFSMARIIWDTPEDPNGEILAYKVMFHLNSSQDHQFSKEFPASDRTFRATGLKQEEYYMFSVTAQTRLGWGKTAYALVLTTNNRERPQPPSAPQVSRSQVQSRQITFSWTPGRDGFAPLRYYTVQKAENSGPFQTIPERVDPSVNSYTANNLKPFAQYQFRIQATNDIGPSTWSAESAQVQTLPTAPSRAVIGLKVVPITKSSVEVHWEPIEEIYWSGDHATGGYRVVYQPVSDFPTALEAAPKKNIPGIKNNMMVLSDLMEDKNYEIVVVPFNSEGEGPPCPPVTVYVGEAVPTGEPRELNAKALSSTEVHLSWKPPQLDMQNGDLLGYKIFYLVTDSPQEFEKPQEEEIEVVPASYLTHGLVFLDKYTEYRIQVLAFNPAGDGPRTPAITVRTKEDIPGPPNNLQFIDITMTSMRVTWDPPKMRNGQIVGYIVAYETAEQNDRFSKQVKQKVTETSLLVQPLEEEVTYTFTVRAQTIDFGPPISGNVTTGPQLGSPVAPSELAISKTVTSVDLQWTNGASGKGPLLGYYIETRRKDDARWQTIVKSTNGPLTEYTISYQNLLPSTSYLFRVISYNRYGISYPAYSKDAVLTPSKLYFEYGYLQHRPFYRQTWFMVALAACSVVIIIMVIAILCVKSKSYKYKRKSPKNSGGIDGYGRR; this is translated from the exons aATCACTTCAAGAGCCACGCTTCATAACGCAACCGTCCAGCAGCGGCAGTATCCTCAGCGAGGGTCGAACGAAAATATTGCAATGTCAAGCGAGAG GATATCCACAGCCAAAGTATCGCTGGTTCAAAGACGGATTACCGCTGAACAACGAGCTCAGCTCCGAGCCCTACTATCGTATTCTGAATACTCGAAGAGAAGATGCAGGAACATATTATTGCGTGGCAAGCAACGAAGTCGGTTCTATATTCAGCGAACGGATAGCTTTTTCGGTTGCTT ATATGGAAGTCTTTGAAGATCTAACCGAGCGAGCGGTCCTAGTCGAATCGGGGGACGCAGCTGTTTTAAACTTGCCTGAAATTGAGAGTCATCCGATTCCCGAAGTTATCTGGCTAACTTCAAACGGACCGTTGGCTTACGACATCAAGTATGCCACCACGGCTAATCAGCACACCCTTCTCATTCTATCTGCTTCGGAAAGCGACCAGGGATACTACAG AGCGAGGGCGATAAACACCCAACTCGGTAAGGAAGAAAACAGTCCGTTCTTCAAACTCCAGGTGACCGGAGATCCGAACAAAGAGATTGCACCCAATATCATTGTAAAGCCTCAAGACACCCAAATAGTTAAGGATCATCCAGTCACTTATCTGCATTGTATAGCAAATGCAAG GCCGTTACACGAGCTGGAAACCCTTTGGTTCAAGGATGGTATACCGATCGAAAATGCCGGTATATCTTACAGCTTCAGGGATTTATGGAACCGAACACTTGGTCTGCTTTCTGCAAATTTGACCCACACTGGCCAATACACTTGCCACGTAAGCCTGAGGACCGGAGGCTATCCGACTGTCACTGCAAGCGCTAATATCACCGTTTACG AAAAACCTACTTTTATTAACGAATTGAGAAGAGAAATTCTTGGAGATTATGGTTCGACGATATCTATACCATGCGACGCGGTTGGCGTACCACCCCCAAAGGTTAGCTGGTTCAGAAATGCGGCTTCTGTAGATCATCTGTTGGGGATAAG GTATGATATGGAGGAGGATGGCTCTCTCGTTATCCGTAAATTGACCATGGAGGACTCTGGCATGTTCCAATGCCTTGCGACCAATGAAGCCGGGGAGTCATCTGTTTATACGTGGCTGAAGGCCAAAA AGGGATCAGAGACAGGAAGAATTGGAAAACGAGTCGCTCGCTGGGCAGCCGGCTATAATGTAGTGAGAGTTCGTCAGTCTGATCGACAGTTTAAGTTCTTTCAATATCCAGACA CATCGATACCAGTTATGGAATCGCCACCTCGAAACGTAACTGTCTTGGACGGCAAAGATGCTTCGATAATGTGCAAAGCTGTCGCTGCGCCAGTGCCAAACGTCACATGGATTTATAACG ACGCAGATACCGTAGAAGTTGCCGGCAGAGTTCAAATTCTAGAGAACGGAGATCTGCTGGTAGCAGCTGTAATGCCAACTGACGCTGGAAAGTACACGTGTATCAGGGCAAACGAAGCAGGGTCTGTAAATGGATCGGCTTATCTCACGGTATTAG TGAGAACACAAATTATTCAGCCACCGGTCGACACGTCGGTTCTACTCGGTTACACTGCCGAGCTGCAATGTAAAGTTTCCAGCGATCCAAAAGTGCCATACGATATCGCATGGTTTCATAACAAACA GGTTATAAATACAAGAGCAAGCCAAAGAGTGAAAATGCGAGATGACGGGGCCTTGGAGCTTGCTGCGGTAAGAGCCTCGGACGTGGGAGAGTACATGTGTTCTGTAGTATCGCCTGGGGGAAACGACACAAGAAAAGCCCGTCTTAGCGTTATAGAATTACCTTTTGCGCCTATAAATGTCCAGGCGGTGAGAATGGAGGAGATATCGCCACGAACGATAAACGTTAGCTGGGTGCCTGGATTTGATGGAAACAGTCCGACGAACAAATTCATAATACAAAGACGAGAAGTGCCTGAATTAG GCCCGATACCGGACCCGCTCTTAAACTGGGTTACCGAGCATAGTAACGTATCGGCTAGTAGTCGTTGGGTTCTCTTAGACAGCTTGAAAGCAGCAGCTGCATATCAGTTCCGGGTTAGCGCAGTAAACAGTGTTGGAGAGGGCCCTCCGTCAGATCCTAGCAACGTCATGGTGCTTCCGCAAGAAC CACCGTCCGGCCCGCCTCTTGGATTCGTCGGATCGGCGAGATCGTTTTCGGAAATAATAACTCAATGGCAGCCCCCGCTGGAGGAGCATCGTAACGGTCATATTTTGGGATATATTTTGCGATACCGATTGTACGGCTACAACGACAGTCCTTGGACTAATCAGAACATCACAAATGAGGCGCAGAGAAATTACTTGATAACGGATTTGATAACGTGGAAAGACTATATAGTTCAAATTGCAGCGTACAATGACAAAGGCGTTGGGATATTCACCGATGGTGTGAAGATTAAAACTAAGGAAGGCG TTCCTGAAGCCCCACCAACGAATCTGAAAGCCAGGGCGAGAAATTCTACAGCGGTAGAAGTATGGTGGAAGCCTCCGAATCCCCAGAAGATAAACGGCATAAATCAAGGCTACAAACTACAGGCTTGGATCGGTGGTAATTTTACCGAAGAAAATGAGTATAAGTCTACGACCGTTCCACCGAGCTTATTTGACCCTTTGGCTGAGCAGAGTGCCACGATTACAGGgctgaaaaaatacacattgTACAATATTACTGTCTTATGCTTTACTGATCCTGGAGACGGGGAGCGAAGCGCACCCGTTGAAATACGTACGAGTGAAGATG TTCCTGGTGCCattgaaaatcttcaatttGACGAAATCAGCGACCGGGAGGTGACGGTGCGATGGAACCCGCCGCACGAAACTAATGGAATACTTACTGGTTATCAGTTGAAATACATGATAAAGGATTTACCAGAATCATTGCGGGTCGAAAATTTCACGGCAGACGTACAAtcgacaaaaattcaacatctACAG GCAACTACACATTATAAATTTGAGGTAACTGCTTGGACGTCAAAAGGTGCAGGTAAATCAAGAATTGCAACGATCCAATCAGGCGTTGAGCCAGTGCTGCCAGAACCTCCAACCAAATTGGCTCTTTCAAACATTGACGCCTTCTCGGTAGTTCTTCAATTCACCCCAGGATTTGACGGCAACTCATCGATCACAAagtggactgtacag GCACAAACGTCGCGAAATATGACATGGTACACTGTCTATGAGGTATCTGATCCCGACGCAAGTACGATCACTGTTGAAGGATTAACCCCGTTTATGCAGTACAAGTTGAGACTAATCGCCAACAACGTTGTCGGTATGTCTGGCCCGTCCGAACCAACGAAAGAATTCCAGACAATCCAGGCGCCTCCTTCGCATCCCCCTCGAAACGTCACCGTCAGAGCTATGAGTGCGACCGAATTACGCGTCAGATGGATC CCACTGCAGCAAATAGAATGGTATGGAAATCCTAGAGGGTATAACATTACCTACAAAGAGCTGAGGACGAACAAGTCTAAGAGCATATCTATTGAAGACCACACAGCAAATTCCTACGTACTGGAGAATATGGAAGAATTTGCGCTATACGAAATTGTTATGAAGGCTTATAACGATGTTGGTTCGTCTTCTCCTAGTCCTAAGGCTATCGAGAGAACACGTGAATCGG TCCCGTCTCTTGGGCCAATCAGTGTTGAAGCAAATGCAACCTCTTCCACAACTATTGTTGTAAAATGGGGTGACATTCCCATTGAGCATCAAAATGGGCAGATTGAAGGCTTCAAAGTTTACTATGGCGCCAGTAATCGGTCACCATTtcagtataaaaatattccgacCAATGCCACATTCACAACTACTCTGACCGAACTACGAAAGTTTGTTCAATACCACATTCAAGTTCTCGCTTATACCAGGCTTGGTGACGGCGTCTTGAGCCTACCACCGATCAGAGTGCAGACCTTCGAAGATG CACCCGGGGCTCCGTCAAATGTATCTTTCCCGGACGTCAGCTTCTCAATGGCTCGTATAATCTGGGATACTCCTGAAGACCCTAACGGTGAAATTCTGGCGTACAAAGTCATGTTTCACCTAAACAGTAGTCAGGATcatcaattttcgaaagaatttccAGCATCTGATAGAACCTTTAG ggCAACGGGATTAAAACAGGAAGAATATTACATGTTCTCTGTGACTGCCCAGACGAGATTAGGATGGGGAAAAACTGCGTATGCACTTGTATTGACTACTAATAACAGAGAACGACCTCAGCCACCGTCCGCTCCTCAAGTCAGCAGGTCGCAGGTGCAGAGTCGTCAAATCACATTCAGTTGGACTCCCGGGCGTGACGGATTTGCTCCGTTAAG ATATTACACAGTGCAAAAGGCTGAGAACTCTGGACCTTTTCAAACGATACCAGAAAGAGTGGATCCTTCGGTTAATTCGTACACTGCAAACAATCTCAAGCCATTCGCACAGTATCAGTTTCGTATTCAAGCAACAAACGACATCGGCCCTTCAACATGGAGTGCCGAATCTGCTCAAGTTCAAACTTTGCCGACAG CCCCGTCACGCGCAGTAATCGGATTGAAAGTGGTGCCTATAACAAAATCGAGTGTAGAAGTTCACTGGGAACCCATAGAAGAAATTTACTGGAGTGGAGATCACGCTACAGGTGGTTATCGAGTCGTGTATCAACCAGTGTCCGATTTTCCGACCGCTCTTGAAGCTGCgccaaagaaaaatattccagGAATCAAG AACAATATGATGGTTTTAAGTGATCTAATGGAAgataaaaattacgaaatagtCGTTGTGCCATTCAACTCAGAAGGTGAAGGTCCTCCTTGTCCGCCAGTTACGGTATACGTCGGCGAGGCTGTTCCTACGGGAGAACCTCGGGAGCTCAATGCGAAGGCTCTATCGTCTACCGAAGTACATTTAAGTTGGAAACCGCCTCAGCTCGATATGCAAAACGGTGACCTCCTAGGTTACAAG aTATTTTACCTAGTCACGGATTCGCCGCAGGAATTTGAGAAGCCACAAGAGGAAGAAATCGAAGTCGTACCTGCGTCATATCTTACTCATGGTCTTGTTTTTCTTGACAAATACACCGAATATCGCATACAGGTTTTAGCCTTCAATCCAGCTGGAGACGGACCTCGAACACCGGCTATCACAGTCAGGACTAAGGAA gaTATTCCAGGGCCACcaaataatttgcaatttattgACATAACTATGACAAGTATGCGCGTCACCTGGGATCCACCAAAGATGCGTAACGGCCAGATCGTTGGATACATTGTGGCGTACGAGACTGCAGAACAAAACGATC GGTTTAGCAAACAAGTTAAACAAAAAGTAACTGAAACAAGCCTGCTTGTCCAACCACTGGAGGAAGAAGTTACATACACGTTCACAGTCCGAGCTCAAACAATTGATTTTGGACCACCAATTTCTGGCAACGTTACAACCGGACCACAGCTTGGATCACCTGTAGCACCAAGCGAGCTTGCCATTTCGAAAACTGTAACCAGTGTCGACCTGCAGTGGACCAACGGTGCATCTGGAAAAGGGCCTTTACTAGGTTATTACATTGAAACTAGACGCAAAG ATGATGCCCGCTGGCAAACGATAGTGAAGAGCACCAATGGTCCACTTACAGAATATACAATATCCTACCAGAATCTTCTACCATCTACCTCATATTTATTCAGAGTGATATCATACAATCGGTATGGTATCAGCTATCCAGCATATTCAAAGGATGcg GTTTTAACTCCTTCAAAGTTATACTTTGAATATGGATATCTTCAACACCGACCATTTTATCGACAAACCTGGTTTATGGTAGCTCTGGCTGCATGCTCAGTTGTTATAATAATCATGGTCATAGCAATACTGTGCGTGAAGAGTAAGAGCTATAAATATAAACGTAA aAGCCCAAAAAACTCTGGAGGAATCGATGGCTATGGACGTAGATGA